The following proteins come from a genomic window of Alicyclobacillus dauci:
- the ltrA gene encoding group II intron reverse transcriptase/maturase: MIKTSISLQELRRRIYQKAKSEPTHRFWGLFTHITNMTTLYEAYQHAKKNGGAPGIDGQSFADVEQSGVRAFLEDIRAELQAGTYQPQANRKVEIPKANGKMRTLQIPCIRDRVVQGALKLILEAIFEADFCPNSYGFRPKRSPHQALANVRRSILRRMTTVIDVDLSRYFDTIRHNLLLEKIAKRVQDPQVMRLVKQVIKVAGKIGVPQGGPFSPLAANIYLNEVDWAFDAIRRKTAEGSYEAVNYHRFADDMIVTVSGHSSKRGWDKLALRRLREYLEPLGVELNLEKTRMVNVLKGESFSFLGFDFRRVQNRSRTGYFILMTPKKKARQAIKARIREIIQNGGAKPAKDVVKQVNAILTGWVNYFRVGNSSRAFGEIRDYTEMKIRTLLSRRKRRRKRSIGWRRWSNEYLYGVLGLYWDWKVHPLKSVDGFR; the protein is encoded by the coding sequence ATGATAAAAACATCCATCAGTTTGCAGGAACTAAGGCGGCGGATATATCAAAAGGCGAAGTCTGAACCTACGCATCGATTCTGGGGATTATTCACCCACATCACCAACATGACGACCCTCTACGAAGCGTATCAACATGCGAAGAAAAACGGCGGAGCCCCAGGCATCGACGGACAAAGCTTCGCAGATGTAGAGCAATCGGGCGTCCGAGCGTTCCTAGAAGACATTCGAGCAGAGCTGCAGGCTGGAACTTACCAACCGCAAGCCAATCGTAAAGTGGAAATCCCGAAGGCGAATGGGAAAATGCGTACCCTGCAGATTCCGTGTATCCGGGACCGCGTGGTACAAGGGGCGTTAAAACTGATACTGGAGGCGATTTTCGAGGCCGATTTCTGTCCAAACTCGTACGGATTTCGACCGAAGCGCTCCCCGCATCAAGCACTGGCAAATGTGCGACGTAGTATACTGCGACGTATGACAACAGTGATTGACGTAGATTTGTCTCGCTACTTCGATACGATAAGGCACAATTTACTGCTGGAGAAGATTGCGAAACGTGTCCAAGACCCACAGGTGATGCGCCTTGTAAAACAGGTGATTAAGGTAGCTGGGAAAATCGGCGTTCCGCAAGGCGGACCGTTTTCTCCGCTCGCTGCAAATATCTACCTGAATGAGGTTGACTGGGCATTTGATGCTATCCGGCGGAAAACAGCGGAAGGTAGTTACGAAGCAGTGAATTACCACCGATTTGCCGACGACATGATTGTCACTGTAAGTGGCCACTCCAGTAAACGTGGATGGGACAAGCTAGCGTTGCGGCGACTGCGAGAATATTTGGAACCCTTGGGGGTTGAACTGAACCTGGAAAAGACTCGAATGGTCAACGTCCTAAAAGGTGAATCATTTTCTTTCCTAGGATTTGATTTCAGACGAGTACAGAATCGGAGCAGGACTGGATATTTCATCCTGATGACACCGAAGAAGAAAGCCCGACAGGCGATAAAAGCGAGAATCCGCGAAATAATTCAAAACGGGGGCGCGAAACCGGCAAAAGACGTTGTGAAACAAGTTAATGCCATACTGACTGGATGGGTGAACTATTTTCGGGTCGGCAACTCGAGCCGCGCATTTGGAGAAATCCGTGACTATACAGAGATGAAAATCCGAACCCTGCTGTCAAGAAGGAAACGAAGACGAAAGCGTAGCATCGGGTGGCGGAGATGGAGTAACGAATATCTGTACGGCGTGTTGGGGCTTTACTGGGACTGGAAAGTCCATCCCCTCAAAAGCGTAGACGGGTTTCGATGA
- a CDS encoding IS4 family transposase, whose product MGKDTTKTALAEYLVPLAADSILKELRSLRLDRYVKKFGVAKFMKLFVFAQVKQIGSLTDISLELDANKELQAELGLESISTSQLSRTLRGIPDLFMNFVFRQCALHTNRQVGMKRANEKLERINLVDSSTISMCVTQYRWAEFRRTKAGVKLHLRLVFCEQPVFPEKAVLTHARPADKLQMDELVVVEKDALNVFDRGYVDYRKFDAYCNHSVRFVTRLKDNSAIHEVVEERAITQDSPVIREALVRLGSYPNYVMTHPLRLIQTTDSKGNLVTILTNDLTLEAKEICDIYRQRWQIGVSR is encoded by the coding sequence ATGGGCAAGGATACCACGAAAACGGCTCTTGCGGAATACCTAGTTCCGCTGGCTGCCGATTCCATATTGAAGGAATTGAGATCTCTCAGGTTAGATCGCTACGTGAAAAAATTTGGAGTAGCGAAGTTCATGAAGCTTTTTGTCTTTGCACAGGTAAAGCAAATCGGATCTCTCACAGATATCAGTCTGGAGTTGGATGCCAATAAAGAACTTCAGGCAGAACTCGGCTTGGAATCCATCAGTACTTCTCAGTTGTCGAGAACATTGCGGGGTATCCCAGATTTATTCATGAATTTTGTGTTCCGTCAATGCGCATTGCATACCAATCGCCAAGTCGGTATGAAACGAGCCAATGAAAAGTTGGAACGGATTAACTTGGTGGACTCATCTACAATCTCCATGTGCGTTACGCAGTACCGCTGGGCTGAGTTTCGGCGAACAAAAGCGGGCGTGAAGTTGCATCTACGTCTGGTTTTCTGTGAACAACCGGTGTTCCCAGAAAAGGCAGTTCTGACACACGCCCGACCTGCAGACAAGTTGCAAATGGATGAGTTGGTGGTCGTCGAAAAAGATGCACTCAATGTGTTCGACCGTGGATATGTGGACTATCGCAAATTTGACGCCTACTGCAATCACTCGGTACGTTTCGTGACTCGACTCAAGGACAATTCCGCCATTCATGAAGTGGTTGAAGAACGGGCTATTACGCAGGATTCTCCAGTGATTCGAGAAGCGTTGGTGCGTTTAGGCAGTTATCCAAATTACGTGATGACACATCCCTTGCGTTTGATTCAGACGACAGACAGCAAAGGTAACTTGGTGACGATTCTCACAAATGATTTAACGCTTGAAGCCAAGGAAATCTGCGATATCTATCGTCAAAGATGGCAAATCGGCGTGTCCAGATAA
- a CDS encoding helix-turn-helix domain-containing protein, producing MERCLDERNILLIPCHCEHTFYSHRRNEFLVVDIPEFLLGQEHRQPKGTWYPFDEKWKAIRFLIIDALEQGESKSSVLMDLFPYVVKQLFRGVRPVSIQYIDDHFDEDVTLEQLASIENYSVSHYSQWFRRKTGKTPTVYQQEIRLEHAQQLLRDTSLPIGRIAREIGMQHQSSLTRLFQKHLGMTPAAYKKTMDLAKKDDIKEKSAP from the coding sequence GTGGAACGCTGTCTGGACGAACGTAACATTCTTTTGATCCCTTGCCATTGTGAACACACATTCTACTCCCATAGGCGAAATGAGTTTTTGGTTGTGGATATACCTGAGTTCTTGTTGGGTCAGGAACATAGGCAACCTAAAGGCACATGGTATCCCTTCGATGAAAAATGGAAAGCCATCCGTTTTCTCATCATAGATGCATTGGAACAGGGCGAATCAAAGTCTTCAGTGTTAATGGATTTGTTTCCTTATGTCGTCAAACAATTGTTTCGAGGTGTAAGGCCTGTCTCGATTCAATATATCGATGATCATTTTGACGAGGATGTGACGTTGGAACAACTGGCCTCTATTGAGAATTACAGTGTTTCGCATTACTCGCAATGGTTTCGAAGAAAGACAGGAAAGACCCCAACCGTCTACCAACAGGAGATTCGCTTAGAACATGCGCAACAATTGCTACGAGACACAAGTTTGCCCATCGGTAGGATCGCTCGTGAAATCGGAATGCAACATCAATCTTCTCTTACGAGGTTATTTCAAAAACACTTAGGGATGACGCCCGCTGCGTACAAGAAGACCATGGATTTGGCTAAAAAGGACGATATAAAAGAAAAAAGTGCTCCCTAA
- the ybaK gene encoding Cys-tRNA(Pro) deacylase yields MTTKTIACRILDRLKIQYTLHDYDWDEEALDAITVADKVGISSSQIFKTLVLRGDKTGVLMACIPGDKELNLKALATVSGNKKVEMVPVKDLQTLTGYIRGGVSPLGVKKKYPLYIDESVRDLAPVSISAGRRGLQIFLNGKDLVRASEATIGAISR; encoded by the coding sequence ATGACGACCAAGACAATAGCTTGCCGCATTTTGGATAGACTCAAAATCCAATATACCTTGCACGACTACGATTGGGACGAGGAAGCCCTTGATGCGATTACAGTAGCAGATAAGGTGGGGATCTCCTCGTCGCAGATTTTCAAGACACTTGTCCTGCGAGGTGATAAAACCGGTGTCCTTATGGCGTGTATTCCAGGGGATAAAGAACTTAACTTAAAAGCATTGGCCACCGTCAGCGGAAACAAGAAGGTGGAAATGGTTCCGGTAAAGGATCTTCAAACTTTGACGGGCTACATCCGTGGTGGGGTTTCGCCACTTGGAGTGAAGAAAAAGTATCCGCTCTACATCGACGAATCTGTGCGGGACTTAGCTCCTGTGAGTATCAGTGCCGGACGACGTGGCCTGCAAATCTTCTTGAATGGTAAAGACTTGGTACGTGCAAGCGAGGCAACTATCGGTGCTATATCTCGATGA
- a CDS encoding DMT family transporter — translation MNSRYLGALYMALAASIWGGMYVVSKIVLESVSPLALVWVRYVVGLVALIIVALITRQSWRTRWQDIPLVVAIGVTGYAVSVWTQFLGTKLSSAQMGAIITSATPAFMVVFGRLILGERITVRRAVSVGLATTGVLMIVGIGGLSHSYELGGLILFIAAMTWALMSVLVKRVPGQYSQLVVTTYGILVATVVVTPVGIRQLHGLANILSHPILWGGVLYLGIISTAGAFFLWNKGLQMIDAASGGLYFFFQPLVGTFLGWLVLGEQVTLAFWIGATLILVGVLLVIRE, via the coding sequence ATGAATAGCAGATACCTTGGCGCTCTTTATATGGCGCTTGCCGCAAGCATTTGGGGTGGCATGTACGTCGTCAGTAAAATTGTCCTCGAATCTGTATCGCCACTTGCTCTTGTGTGGGTTCGGTACGTGGTAGGTCTGGTAGCCTTGATAATCGTCGCACTTATTACCCGGCAATCGTGGCGAACTCGATGGCAAGACATCCCGCTAGTAGTGGCAATCGGTGTAACCGGATATGCGGTATCCGTATGGACGCAGTTCCTTGGCACCAAGCTTTCGTCGGCGCAGATGGGGGCCATAATCACGTCGGCGACGCCGGCATTCATGGTTGTTTTTGGGCGGTTGATTCTTGGAGAGAGAATCACCGTGCGACGAGCTGTGTCAGTCGGATTGGCGACCACTGGGGTTCTGATGATTGTTGGTATTGGCGGATTGAGTCATTCCTACGAACTGGGTGGTCTGATCCTGTTTATCGCTGCGATGACATGGGCTCTGATGTCCGTGTTGGTGAAACGTGTTCCGGGGCAATACTCACAACTTGTGGTGACGACATACGGAATCCTAGTTGCGACCGTCGTCGTCACGCCGGTTGGAATTCGTCAATTGCACGGGTTGGCTAACATTTTGTCCCACCCAATCCTTTGGGGCGGTGTCTTGTATCTTGGGATTATTTCTACGGCAGGTGCCTTCTTCTTGTGGAACAAGGGCCTACAGATGATTGATGCGGCAAGCGGTGGCTTGTATTTCTTCTTCCAGCCGCTTGTTGGAACGTTTCTTGGGTGGCTTGTCCTTGGCGAACAAGTGACATTGGCGTTTTGGATTGGTGCGACTTTAATTCTCGTAGGCGTGTTGCTTGTCATAAGGGAATGA
- a CDS encoding LysE family transporter translates to MGALLGDLLWAVIGLTGVALVFHFLAIQIILGIAGVAFLLRMAWLSFLYARKPIDLSKTDSEREQRDFITGVIFSLANPFGIAFWGGVGGGFASHIASMPLLDKLTFLFLGFSLGAFAWCLGISALVAWSRKFIGEKLLRGIYTVSSLAMAYFALEMLWTLLHSTILPMCFHPVPDSS, encoded by the coding sequence GGGGATTTGCTATGGGCCGTTATTGGTTTAACGGGTGTTGCACTTGTGTTTCACTTCTTGGCAATACAAATTATCTTGGGCATTGCTGGTGTGGCATTTTTGCTCCGTATGGCGTGGCTTTCCTTTTTGTACGCTCGGAAGCCAATTGATTTGTCCAAAACGGACAGTGAAAGAGAGCAACGGGATTTCATCACCGGAGTTATATTTTCGTTGGCAAACCCGTTTGGCATAGCTTTTTGGGGTGGCGTTGGCGGAGGATTTGCGTCACATATCGCAAGTATGCCATTGCTCGACAAACTCACGTTTTTATTCCTTGGTTTCTCCCTTGGCGCATTCGCCTGGTGCTTAGGAATTTCGGCATTAGTGGCATGGTCACGTAAGTTTATCGGAGAAAAGCTTCTGCGTGGAATATATACAGTATCCTCTTTGGCAATGGCGTACTTCGCCCTCGAAATGCTATGGACCTTGCTTCATAGTACAATCCTTCCCATGTGTTTTCATCCCGTTCCAGACTCAAGTTAA